In Dyadobacter subterraneus, a single genomic region encodes these proteins:
- a CDS encoding peptidylprolyl isomerase codes for MNRLIVMQCFAICTLCLSLVGYGQGQQGVMIDKIIARVDNHYILNSELEEMYNSYAQNGQKAPEKCQILESLIINKMLLAKAEIDSVTVEDKDVDNELDGKMNYMIQRFGSEKNLVEAYGKSVENLKTELRTQVKEQKVVEKMQRTISGNVKITPSDVRKFFNSIPKDSLPYIPSEVEIGHIVRLGTVTREQKDKLKNQLLELRARAEKGEDFAMLATIYSEDVGSAKNGGDLGFAKRGAMVPEFEGTALALKPGEMSDIVESQFGFHLIKLIETRGAEYHARHILLRPDYNKGTDMSSALRVLDSLRILIKSDTLKFAKAALNNSEDKETAETGGIIQDRNTQLGRLTLDASMDPALYFAIDTMKVGDLSVPVSYRTEDGRSAMRILWYKSRSEPHTANLRDDYEKISQIVLSNKRNHALEEWFKKAQGDVFISVEPEYKNCKILGLSNGSDT; via the coding sequence ATAAATAGATTGATAGTAATGCAATGTTTTGCAATCTGCACATTGTGTTTAAGTCTGGTTGGTTACGGACAAGGACAGCAGGGTGTTATGATTGACAAGATTATTGCCCGTGTGGATAACCATTATATCCTCAATTCCGAGCTGGAAGAAATGTATAACAGCTATGCACAGAATGGTCAGAAAGCTCCTGAAAAATGCCAGATCCTTGAATCTCTGATTATCAACAAAATGCTTTTGGCAAAAGCTGAAATTGACTCCGTAACTGTTGAAGATAAGGACGTTGATAATGAGCTTGACGGAAAAATGAACTATATGATCCAGCGTTTCGGATCAGAAAAAAACCTGGTTGAGGCTTACGGAAAAAGTGTTGAAAACTTGAAAACCGAACTTCGTACACAGGTAAAAGAGCAGAAAGTAGTTGAAAAAATGCAGCGTACCATTTCGGGGAACGTTAAAATCACACCGAGTGATGTACGTAAATTCTTCAATTCAATTCCAAAAGACAGTTTACCTTATATCCCTTCGGAAGTTGAGATCGGGCATATTGTTCGTCTGGGAACTGTTACGAGAGAACAAAAAGATAAATTAAAAAACCAGCTTCTTGAACTGAGAGCGCGAGCAGAAAAAGGTGAAGATTTCGCCATGCTTGCGACCATTTATTCTGAGGATGTTGGATCTGCAAAAAATGGCGGAGATTTGGGTTTTGCAAAACGCGGAGCGATGGTTCCTGAATTTGAGGGTACAGCATTAGCATTGAAACCGGGAGAAATGTCAGACATCGTGGAATCGCAATTTGGTTTTCACTTAATAAAACTGATTGAAACCCGCGGTGCGGAATATCACGCACGTCACATTCTGTTGAGACCAGATTATAACAAAGGAACAGACATGAGCAGTGCACTTCGTGTGCTTGACAGTTTGCGTATTCTGATTAAATCGGATACTTTGAAATTCGCAAAAGCAGCGCTTAACAATTCAGAAGATAAAGAAACTGCTGAAACGGGAGGAATTATTCAGGATAGAAATACACAGCTTGGACGTTTGACACTTGATGCTTCAATGGACCCTGCGCTTTATTTTGCAATTGATACGATGAAAGTTGGAGATTTGAGCGTTCCGGTTTCTTACCGTACAGAAGACGGAAGAAGTGCGATGCGTATTCTTTGGTATAAAAGCAGATCTGAACCGCATACCGCCAATCTTCGTGATGATTACGAGAAAATTTCCCAGATTGTATTGAGCAATAAAAGAAATCATGCGCTGGAAGAATGGTTCAAAAAAGCACAGGGTGATGTTTTCATCAGTGTTGAACCGGAATATAAAAATTGTAAAATTCTCGGGTTGTCCAATGGCAGCGATACCTGA
- a CDS encoding AAA family ATPase, with protein MNYKSDVEAAEAMKVAYEKIRSEIGQVIVGQDEVIKRLLTAIFCQGHCLLVGVPGLAKTLLIQTIASSLDLKFNRIQFTPDLMPSDILGSETLDQNRNFKFIQGPIFSNIILADEINRTPPKTQSALLEAMQEYSVTIAGQRHALSRPFFVLATQNPIEQEGTYPLPEAQLDRFMFMIQLDYPSYAEEVSIVKSTTNDSKYQVKEVITAEEIMDFQHLVRRVPVTDHVIEYAVKLVHKTRPSSALAIKDTSDYLEWGAGPRASQALILASKCNALLSGKYSPDVEDVKAVALPVLRHRIIRNFKAEAEGISVDDIIARLL; from the coding sequence GTGAATTATAAATCTGACGTTGAAGCAGCCGAGGCTATGAAAGTGGCCTATGAAAAAATCCGTAGTGAAATAGGACAAGTGATCGTCGGACAGGATGAAGTTATTAAAAGATTGCTTACAGCCATTTTTTGTCAGGGACATTGTTTGTTAGTCGGCGTACCCGGATTGGCCAAAACACTGCTTATTCAAACCATTGCTTCGTCGCTGGATTTAAAATTCAACCGGATTCAGTTCACACCCGATTTAATGCCCTCAGATATCCTGGGATCAGAAACTTTGGATCAGAATCGTAATTTCAAATTTATTCAGGGGCCGATATTTTCAAATATTATTCTTGCGGATGAAATTAACCGTACGCCTCCAAAAACGCAGTCGGCACTTTTGGAAGCGATGCAGGAATATTCAGTAACGATAGCCGGACAAAGACATGCTTTATCCCGTCCGTTTTTCGTACTCGCAACGCAAAACCCGATTGAGCAGGAAGGAACTTATCCACTTCCGGAAGCGCAATTAGACCGGTTTATGTTTATGATTCAGCTGGATTATCCATCTTATGCCGAGGAAGTAAGCATTGTAAAAAGTACGACCAACGATTCAAAATATCAGGTTAAGGAAGTAATTACAGCAGAGGAAATTATGGATTTCCAGCATCTTGTTCGCCGTGTTCCGGTTACGGATCATGTGATTGAATATGCTGTAAAACTGGTTCATAAAACCAGACCATCTTCTGCTCTGGCAATAAAAGACACAAGTGATTATTTGGAATGGGGCGCTGGTCCGCGTGCTTCTCAGGCATTGATTCTGGCATCAAAATGTAATGCTTTGCTTTCAGGAAAATATTCTCCTGATGTTGAAGATGTAAAGGCGGTTGCACTTCCGGTTCTGCGTCATAGGATTATCCGAAACTTTAAAGCAGAGGCTGAGGGAATATCGGTCGACGACATCATTGCTCGTCTTCTTTAA
- a CDS encoding aldehyde dehydrogenase (NADP(+)): protein MTIQGENYIGYSLSSQNERTFKSYVPAQNIELPEKFHAATPDEVAQAMELAQNAFGPYSQIPASQRADFLIAITEEILAIGDELLERANLETGLPIARLQGERARTINQLTQFADLIREGSWVEASIDTAIPDRTTVPKSDLRKMLIPIGPVIVFGSSNFPFAYSVAGVDTGPALAAGNPVVVKAHAAHPGVSDLTAQAIVKAAKRTGMPDGVFSMLYDDGFEVGAALVKHPASKAVGFTGSIKGGMALHKLAQEREEPISVYAEMGSVNPVVILPEYLEKNSPQLAKTMAASVTLGAGQFCTNPGLVFVIETGSLNLFEEAYKNEILKTVSTTMLTAGIRSNFYKLRDELVEQEGVTQLAYSDLTEEQENQSQASVAKVSGKDFIANPKIHEEVFGPFSLLVICKDKAELLSAISRLKGQLTASLMADASEAAKYPELLQSLSRICGRFIMNGVPTGVEVCPSMHHGGPFPSAIDARFTSVGRHSILRFVRPQSFQDWDDSLLPVELKNANPLGIFRLVNNETTKREI, encoded by the coding sequence ATGACAATTCAAGGAGAAAATTATATAGGTTATTCACTTTCGTCCCAAAACGAGCGCACTTTTAAATCCTACGTTCCTGCTCAAAATATAGAATTACCTGAGAAATTTCACGCTGCTACACCTGACGAAGTAGCGCAAGCCATGGAACTTGCTCAAAATGCATTTGGACCATATTCACAAATTCCCGCTTCTCAAAGAGCTGATTTTTTAATTGCAATCACCGAAGAAATCCTGGCCATCGGCGACGAATTACTGGAAAGAGCAAATCTTGAAACAGGTTTGCCTATTGCCCGTTTACAAGGTGAAAGAGCCCGTACGATTAATCAGCTTACACAATTTGCTGATCTGATCCGGGAAGGTTCGTGGGTTGAAGCGAGTATTGACACAGCCATTCCTGACCGCACGACGGTTCCAAAATCAGATCTGCGTAAAATGCTTATTCCTATCGGGCCAGTGATTGTTTTTGGTTCGAGTAATTTTCCATTTGCCTATTCTGTTGCAGGTGTTGATACAGGTCCGGCTTTGGCAGCGGGAAATCCGGTTGTAGTTAAGGCACACGCCGCACATCCCGGTGTTAGTGATCTTACGGCTCAGGCAATCGTGAAAGCGGCGAAAAGAACCGGAATGCCGGACGGCGTTTTCTCCATGTTGTATGATGATGGTTTTGAAGTTGGCGCGGCCTTGGTTAAACATCCGGCCAGTAAGGCTGTTGGTTTTACCGGTTCGATTAAAGGTGGAATGGCGCTGCACAAACTGGCGCAGGAGCGTGAAGAACCAATATCTGTTTATGCTGAAATGGGAAGTGTTAATCCGGTTGTTATTTTGCCGGAATATCTTGAAAAAAATTCACCGCAGCTGGCCAAAACAATGGCTGCATCTGTAACACTCGGCGCCGGTCAGTTTTGTACAAATCCCGGATTGGTATTTGTCATTGAAACCGGTTCGCTGAATTTATTTGAAGAAGCATACAAAAACGAAATCCTAAAAACAGTATCAACTACGATGCTGACTGCCGGTATCCGTTCCAATTTTTATAAGTTAAGGGATGAACTGGTAGAACAGGAAGGTGTAACGCAACTGGCATATTCTGACCTTACCGAAGAGCAGGAAAACCAGTCGCAGGCCTCTGTGGCAAAAGTGAGCGGAAAGGATTTTATTGCTAATCCTAAAATCCACGAAGAAGTATTCGGACCATTTTCATTGCTTGTTATCTGTAAGGATAAAGCCGAATTACTGTCAGCAATTTCACGTTTGAAAGGCCAGCTAACTGCGTCCTTAATGGCTGATGCTAGTGAAGCTGCTAAGTATCCGGAATTGCTGCAAAGTCTTTCCAGAATTTGCGGACGATTTATTATGAATGGAGTTCCGACCGGTGTCGAGGTTTGTCCATCCATGCATCATGGCGGACCGTTTCCTTCGGCCATTGATGCGCGGTTTACTTCTGTTGGCCGTCATTCGATTCTTCGGTTTGTTCGTCCGCAGTCATTTCAGGATTGGGATGATTCCTTACTTCCGGTTGAATTGAAAAACGCGAATCCGCTGGGAATTTTCAGGCTGGTGAATAACGAAACTACCAAACGGGAGATATAA
- a CDS encoding DUF1835 domain-containing protein — protein MIAVKTKTFHILNGDALLDNFPAELLTGEIIIARECLVDGPVDGATPEQFWETRAGFIQETYGEEKEVYFEEVVTEFEKIKAIPANSEVNFWFEDDLFCQANLWFCASLLLPVAHVIKAFIIKPPLIDQEPDWRGFGPMDRHALAEAYLQKKELSLSDLSLLANLWDAYKNDNREKLVELALIQSENFTFLSPVIQAQLDRKYNRPENVLKEIMKEKETTDFKTIFREFGKREGIYGFGDSQVEKLLEKIK, from the coding sequence ATGATCGCCGTCAAAACCAAAACTTTTCATATCCTTAATGGAGATGCATTACTGGATAATTTTCCAGCGGAATTGCTAACCGGCGAAATCATTATCGCCCGGGAATGTCTGGTGGACGGACCGGTTGATGGCGCAACACCAGAACAGTTTTGGGAAACCCGCGCAGGTTTTATTCAGGAAACTTATGGTGAAGAAAAGGAAGTTTATTTTGAAGAAGTTGTTACCGAGTTTGAAAAAATAAAAGCGATTCCTGCCAATTCAGAAGTTAATTTTTGGTTTGAAGACGATCTTTTTTGTCAGGCGAATTTATGGTTTTGCGCCTCATTGTTGCTGCCCGTCGCACATGTGATTAAAGCTTTTATTATCAAACCGCCGTTAATTGACCAGGAACCGGATTGGCGCGGATTCGGTCCTATGGATCGACATGCACTTGCAGAAGCTTATCTGCAAAAAAAGGAGCTTTCACTTTCTGATTTAAGTCTGCTGGCGAATCTTTGGGATGCTTATAAAAATGATAATCGTGAAAAGCTGGTAGAACTGGCACTGATCCAATCAGAAAATTTCACGTTTCTGTCCCCGGTTATACAGGCTCAGCTCGACCGGAAATATAATCGGCCAGAAAATGTTTTGAAAGAAATTATGAAGGAAAAAGAAACAACAGATTTTAAAACAATTTTCCGGGAATTTGGTAAAAGAGAAGGAATTTATGGGTTTGGGGATTCGCAGGTTGAAAAACTTTTGGAAAAGATAAAATGA
- the truA gene encoding tRNA pseudouridine(38-40) synthase TruA, giving the protein MRYFIEFSYKGTNYSGWQKQNNAISVQQKLDEALTLILRETIESVGSSRTDTGVHAEQQYAHFDTIQPVKDCDVLTYRLNSLLPFDIAVHRVFVVEDTAHSRFDAIYRRYEYRIVKRKNPFLFNESHIFHKQLNIQLMNEAALLLFKYKNFESFSKLHTQVNNFLCEITEAEWFEKGGILIFSVKSNRFLRGMVRALVGTLLEVGTGKKSIGDFEKIIQAQDRSKAGAQAPAEGLFLVEVGYPE; this is encoded by the coding sequence ATGCGCTATTTTATCGAATTCAGCTATAAAGGGACAAATTACAGTGGTTGGCAGAAGCAAAACAATGCAATTTCTGTGCAGCAAAAACTGGATGAAGCACTTACGCTCATTCTGAGAGAAACGATTGAAAGCGTTGGCAGCAGCCGTACCGATACTGGTGTGCATGCGGAGCAACAATATGCACATTTCGATACCATACAGCCGGTTAAAGATTGTGATGTACTAACTTACCGGCTTAATAGTTTATTGCCTTTTGACATTGCGGTTCATCGGGTTTTCGTTGTTGAGGATACTGCACATTCCCGTTTTGATGCCATTTACCGGCGTTATGAGTACCGGATTGTAAAGCGAAAAAATCCTTTTTTGTTCAACGAATCGCATATTTTTCACAAACAACTCAATATTCAATTGATGAACGAAGCGGCTCTTCTATTATTCAAATACAAGAATTTTGAAAGTTTCAGCAAGCTGCATACGCAGGTAAACAATTTTCTTTGTGAAATCACCGAGGCTGAATGGTTTGAGAAAGGCGGAATTCTGATATTCAGTGTAAAATCAAATCGTTTTCTGCGGGGTATGGTTCGGGCACTTGTTGGCACATTGCTCGAAGTGGGTACCGGGAAAAAAAGTATTGGTGATTTTGAAAAAATTATCCAGGCGCAGGATAGGAGCAAGGCCGGAGCACAAGCACCTGCGGAAGGTTTATTTTTAGTTGAAGTCGGGTATCCTGAATAA
- a CDS encoding glutamine--tRNA ligase/YqeY domain fusion protein, whose protein sequence is MITEEKKEEKSLNFIEEIIEADLQAGKYKEIITRFPPEPNGYLHIGHASSICLNFGLTKKFPGYTNLRFDDTNPTTEDTEYVESIKNDIRWMGFEWQNELYASDYFDTLYDYAVKLINLGLAYVDDSTSEEIATLKGTPTEPGKNSPFRDRTIEENLTLFEQMKNGDFPDGSHTLRAKIDMAHQNMLMRDPILYRIKHAHHHRTGNKWCIYPMYDFAHGQSDSIENITHSLCTMEFIPHRELYDWLIEKLEIFPSHQYEFARRNLNYTVTSKRKLLQLVQEGHVNGWDDPRMPTISGLRRRGYTPASIREFCDRIGVARRENMIDVGLLEFCVREDLNKTSLRRMVVLDPLKLVITNFPEDLSETCITENNPEDIATGMREILFTKEIFIEREDFMEVPSKKYFRLAPGKMVRLKGAYIIQADSVVKDENGEVTEVHCTYVENSKSGQDTTGINVKGTLHWVSAKHGVPVEVRLYDRLFSVENVASEEGDFKQYMNPDSLNIITGYAEPSLTEAKPGESFQFLRKGYFAADPDGTAEKPVFNRTVTLRDNWAKAGEK, encoded by the coding sequence ATGATTACGGAAGAAAAAAAAGAAGAGAAGAGCCTGAATTTTATTGAAGAGATCATTGAGGCAGACCTGCAAGCAGGTAAGTACAAGGAAATTATAACCCGTTTCCCTCCTGAGCCGAACGGATATCTTCATATCGGGCATGCTTCAAGTATTTGTCTGAATTTTGGATTGACAAAAAAATTTCCGGGTTATACAAACCTGCGATTTGATGATACAAATCCGACAACGGAAGACACGGAATACGTTGAAAGTATTAAAAATGATATTCGCTGGATGGGTTTTGAATGGCAGAACGAACTTTACGCTTCTGACTATTTCGATACTTTGTACGATTATGCAGTAAAGCTGATCAATCTGGGTCTGGCTTATGTTGACGATTCTACTTCCGAAGAAATTGCGACTTTAAAAGGAACACCAACGGAACCAGGAAAAAACAGTCCGTTCCGTGACCGCACGATTGAAGAAAATCTGACTCTTTTTGAACAGATGAAAAACGGTGATTTTCCGGATGGAAGTCATACGCTTCGTGCGAAAATTGATATGGCGCATCAAAATATGCTGATGCGTGATCCGATTTTATACCGTATCAAACATGCGCATCACCACCGTACAGGCAACAAATGGTGCATTTATCCAATGTATGATTTTGCCCACGGACAAAGTGATTCTATCGAAAATATCACGCACTCATTGTGTACGATGGAATTTATTCCGCACCGTGAGTTGTACGACTGGCTGATTGAAAAGCTGGAAATATTTCCATCTCATCAATATGAATTTGCGCGTCGTAACCTGAATTACACGGTAACAAGCAAAAGAAAATTATTGCAGCTTGTTCAGGAAGGACACGTAAATGGCTGGGACGATCCACGCATGCCAACCATCAGCGGTTTGCGCAGAAGAGGTTATACACCGGCAAGTATCCGTGAATTTTGCGATCGTATCGGTGTGGCACGTCGTGAAAATATGATTGATGTAGGTTTGCTGGAATTTTGTGTGCGTGAAGATTTGAACAAAACGTCTTTGCGCAGAATGGTGGTTCTTGATCCTTTGAAACTGGTGATTACCAACTTCCCTGAAGATCTTTCTGAAACCTGTATTACTGAAAACAATCCGGAAGATATCGCAACCGGTATGCGTGAGATTCTTTTCACAAAAGAAATTTTCATCGAGCGTGAAGATTTTATGGAAGTTCCCTCTAAAAAATATTTCAGACTGGCACCAGGTAAAATGGTCCGTTTAAAAGGAGCATATATCATCCAGGCTGATTCTGTTGTGAAAGACGAAAATGGCGAAGTTACCGAAGTTCATTGTACCTATGTTGAAAACAGCAAAAGCGGACAGGATACTACTGGAATCAATGTAAAGGGAACATTGCACTGGGTTTCCGCCAAACATGGGGTGCCGGTTGAAGTTCGTTTGTATGACCGTTTGTTTTCTGTTGAAAATGTAGCTTCGGAGGAAGGTGATTTCAAACAATACATGAATCCGGATTCATTAAATATTATTACCGGATATGCTGAGCCTTCTTTAACAGAAGCAAAACCTGGCGAATCATTCCAGTTTTTAAGAAAAGGTTATTTCGCTGCTGATCCGGATGGAACGGCTGAGAAGCCTGTTTTTAATCGTACGGTCACGCTTCGTGATAACTGGGCGAAGGCTGGGGAAAAATAG
- a CDS encoding ferritin yields the protein MRDLLRARTSLKEEIEILLNNQVKMEAEASAKYLAMASWCDRNGYRNSAAYFLKQSDEERGHMLKIFNYIMTVGGTAVSPEVPAVKQEFASFRSVFEAALQSEINVTQSINRIVTQSRREEDYATETFMQWFVNEQIEEEDNARRAIELFDVIGEEGTGRYHIDKAILKISSEN from the coding sequence ATGAGAGATCTACTTAGAGCCCGTACTTCTTTAAAAGAAGAGATAGAAATATTATTGAACAACCAGGTTAAAATGGAAGCAGAAGCATCAGCTAAATATTTGGCTATGGCTTCATGGTGCGACCGTAATGGTTACAGAAACAGCGCAGCTTATTTCCTTAAACAATCCGACGAAGAACGCGGACATATGTTGAAAATTTTCAACTACATCATGACCGTTGGCGGAACTGCTGTTTCTCCTGAGGTTCCTGCTGTAAAACAAGAATTCGCTTCATTCAGAAGTGTTTTTGAAGCAGCGCTTCAGAGCGAAATCAATGTGACTCAATCGATCAACCGCATTGTAACACAGAGCCGTCGCGAAGAAGATTATGCTACTGAAACTTTCATGCAGTGGTTTGTAAATGAACAAATCGAAGAAGAAGACAACGCCCGTCGCGCTATCGAACTTTTTGATGTAATCGGTGAAGAAGGAACTGGTCGTTACCACATCGACAAAGCAATTTTGAAAATCAGTTCTGAGAACTAG
- a CDS encoding MarR family winged helix-turn-helix transcriptional regulator produces MELLKLSNQLCFPLYALSRKITSHYLPLLEKIGLTYPQYLVMMVLWEEDSVSVKELGHKLMLDSGTLSPLLKKLEDRELVLRKRLKEDERVVIITLTESGEQLKESASVIPEQIKCSLELTDKEMREMKALATGLLEKINQIETVHSN; encoded by the coding sequence ATGGAATTATTAAAATTATCAAATCAGCTTTGTTTTCCGTTGTATGCTTTATCCCGGAAGATTACGAGCCATTATCTGCCTCTTCTCGAAAAAATCGGACTCACCTATCCTCAATATCTTGTCATGATGGTACTCTGGGAGGAAGATTCAGTTTCGGTTAAAGAACTTGGACATAAATTAATGCTTGATTCCGGAACACTTTCTCCGCTTTTGAAAAAACTGGAAGACCGGGAATTGGTGCTCCGGAAAAGACTTAAAGAAGACGAACGTGTTGTCATTATTACGTTAACAGAATCAGGAGAACAGTTAAAAGAAAGCGCTTCCGTAATTCCGGAACAGATTAAGTGTAGTCTTGAACTTACAGATAAGGAAATGCGTGAAATGAAAGCGCTGGCAACAGGGCTGCTTGAAAAGATCAACCAAATTGAAACAGTACATAGTAATTAA
- a CDS encoding organic hydroperoxide resistance protein: MINAIYTATATATGGRNGKVTSSDGVLDLEVRIPKEMGGANNDYTNPEQLFAAGYAACFDSALSLIIKRNKVTTGMTTVTAHVGIGKDEAEGFGLVVTLEANIPGVEQSVADDLIAQAHQVCPYSNATRGNVEVTLKTTTNELTAQ, encoded by the coding sequence ATGATCAACGCAATATATACCGCAACTGCAACAGCAACCGGCGGAAGAAATGGAAAAGTAACTTCATCTGACGGAGTTTTGGACCTTGAAGTACGTATCCCGAAAGAAATGGGCGGCGCGAATAATGATTATACCAATCCGGAACAATTGTTTGCAGCAGGTTATGCCGCTTGTTTTGATAGTGCGTTAAGCTTGATCATTAAGAGAAATAAAGTGACAACCGGGATGACAACGGTTACAGCACATGTAGGAATCGGCAAAGATGAAGCGGAAGGTTTTGGACTTGTGGTTACCCTTGAAGCAAATATTCCTGGTGTTGAACAATCGGTTGCTGACGATCTGATTGCACAAGCACATCAGGTTTGTCCGTATTCTAATGCAACACGGGGCAATGTTGAAGTGACTTTAAAAACAACAACGAACGAATTGACAGCTCAATAG
- a CDS encoding GNAT family N-acetyltransferase produces the protein MLTFNFETFPVLETERLVLKAISMDFVADIFQQRSKKEVMQYIARPLLYLKIQAEDLVKNYQYLYEQRISISWAITLKDSGQMIGTVGYPRINKDNYRGEVGYSLDPDYWYKGYMNEALEKVLKFGFEELRFHSIEAFIHPDNKSSSNLVIKHGFVKEAYFKEYTYFEGKFLDVEVYSLIQKK, from the coding sequence ATGCTCACATTTAATTTCGAAACCTTCCCCGTTCTTGAAACAGAACGGCTAGTATTGAAAGCGATTTCAATGGATTTTGTAGCAGATATTTTTCAGCAGCGAAGCAAAAAAGAAGTCATGCAGTACATTGCAAGACCGTTGCTTTATTTGAAAATACAGGCAGAAGATCTGGTTAAGAATTATCAGTATTTGTATGAACAAAGAATCAGTATTTCCTGGGCAATTACGCTGAAAGATTCGGGTCAGATGATCGGGACAGTAGGTTATCCAAGAATTAATAAGGACAATTACAGAGGAGAAGTTGGTTATTCCCTTGATCCGGATTATTGGTACAAAGGGTATATGAACGAAGCTTTGGAAAAAGTGCTGAAATTCGGGTTTGAAGAATTACGTTTTCACAGTATAGAAGCATTCATTCACCCCGATAATAAATCTTCTTCTAATCTGGTAATAAAGCATGGATTTGTAAAGGAGGCTTATTTTAAAGAGTATACTTATTTTGAAGGTAAATTTCTGGATGTGGAAGTTTATTCATTGATTCAAAAAAAATAA
- a CDS encoding GNAT family N-acetyltransferase yields the protein MNIRKAIDQDRHEVWEIFTAVIQTGDTYVFAPDTAKEDLDKHWFSPYMDTYVLEENGEILGTYIIKPNQIDLGSHIANASYMVHPKAQGRGIGNLLCEHSLMEARKFGFMAMQFNLVVSTNKVAVKLWQKFGFTIIGTIPDGFNHLTLGYVDAFIMYLKL from the coding sequence ATGAATATCAGAAAGGCAATTGATCAGGACCGTCATGAGGTGTGGGAAATATTTACAGCGGTAATTCAGACGGGTGATACGTATGTCTTTGCACCGGATACGGCGAAGGAAGATCTGGACAAACACTGGTTTTCGCCTTACATGGATACATATGTTTTGGAAGAAAACGGAGAAATTCTGGGGACTTATATTATCAAACCGAATCAGATTGATTTGGGATCGCATATTGCGAATGCGTCCTACATGGTACATCCGAAAGCGCAGGGCAGGGGAATTGGAAATTTGCTTTGTGAACATTCATTGATGGAAGCGAGGAAATTTGGTTTTATGGCGATGCAGTTTAATCTGGTGGTAAGTACAAATAAAGTAGCCGTTAAACTTTGGCAAAAATTCGGTTTTACTATCATTGGGACAATCCCTGACGGTTTTAATCACCTGACACTTGGTTATGTTGACGCATTTATTATGTATCTTAAACTATAA